In Rhodamnia argentea isolate NSW1041297 chromosome 11, ASM2092103v1, whole genome shotgun sequence, one genomic interval encodes:
- the LOC115736420 gene encoding pentatricopeptide repeat-containing protein At2g17670, translating to MGKFPPSFRSAISTSMAINPSSLATLNSPSIPPKPLHFPKKPAKVSRKTQNPNSPESLSVPPQLRSLFKSPHLSDAKKLFNSVVSASKLQLDIRLHNSLLQSYAAIATVQDSISLLNHMIKASPSFSPDRSTYHVLLSQSCKAPDTLLSHVHQVLNLMVNKGVTPNQATVDVAIRSLCSSGREDDVIELIRELSSKHSPPDGYTYNFVVKHLCKTRALATVYNFIYEMRDSLGMKPDLVTYTILIDNVCNTKNLREALRLVGILSEEGFKPDCFVYNTIMKGYCMLSRGSEVVGVYKRMKDEGVEPDLVTYNTLIFGLSKSGRVKDARKYLDIMEEAGHFPDAVTYTSLMNGMCREGDTIGALRLLEEMEAKGCSPNSCTYNTLLHGLCKSRLLEKGIELYQMMKSSDMKLETAAYATFVRSLCREGRVAEAYEVFDYAVESKSLTDVAAYTTLESTLKWSRKAREQGLAV from the coding sequence ATGGGGAAATTCCCACCATCTTTCAGGTCAGCCATCTCCACTTCAATGGCGATAAACCCTTCCTCCCTCGCCACCCTCAATTCCCCATCTATACCTCCAAAACCCCTTCATTTTCCCAAGAAACCTGCCAAGGTTTCCCGGAAGACCCAAAACCCCAATTCCCCAGAATCATTGTCCGTCCCTCCCCAATTGCGATCTCTCTTTAAGTCCCCGCACTTGTCAGACGCCAAAAAGCTCTTCAATTCTGTTGTCTCCGCCTCAAAATTGCAGCTTGACATCCGCCTCCACAACTCCCTCCTCCAGTCCTACGCCGCGATTGCCACCGTCCAGGACTCGATCTCTCTCCTCAACCACATGATCAAGGCGTCCCCTTCTTTCTCGCCTGACCGATCGACCTACCACGTCTTGCTGTCCCAGTCCTGCAAGGCGCCCGACACTTTGCTCTCCCATGTCCACCAAGTCCTCAACTTGATGGTCAATAAGGGGGTCACCCCTAACCAGGCAACTGTCGATGTCGCTATCCGTTCCCTCTGTTCTTCCGGCCGTGAGGATGATGTCATCGAATTGATCCGAGAGCTGTCTTCGAAGCATTCACCTCCAGACGGTTACACATACAATTTTGTTGTCAAGCATTTGTGTAAGACCAGGGCTTTGGCTACTGTGTACAATTTCATTTACGAGATGCGTGATTCTTTGGGTATGAAGCCTGATTTGGTCACGTACACTATACTGATTGATAATGTCTGCAATACTAAGAATCTAAGAGAGGCACTGCGGTTGGTTGGCATATTGAGCGAAGAAGGGTTTAAGCCCGATTGTTTTGTTTATAATACGATAATGAAGGGGTATTGTATGTTGAGCAGAGGGAGCGAGGTGGTTGGGGTTTATAAGAGGATGAAAGATGAAGGTGTGGAGCCTGATCTTGTAACCTACAATACTTTGATTTTTGGGTTGTCGAAATCGGGGAGGGTAAAGGATGCTAGGAAATACTTGGACATAATGGAGGAGGCAGGCCATTTTCCTGATGCGGTAACATATACGTCGTTGATGAATGGAATGTGCAGAGAGGGGGATACGATTGGAGCATTAAGATTGTTGGAGGAGATGGAGGCTAAGGGGTGTAGTCCTAATTCTTGCACATACAATACGTTGCTTCACGGGTTGTGTAAGTCGAGGTTATTGGAAAAAGGCATTGAATTATATCAAATGATGAAATCCAGTGATATGAAGCTTGAGACAGCTGCTTATGCAACCTTTGTAAGATCCCTCTGTAGAGAAGGTAGGGTGGCTGAGGCTTATGAGGTTTTCGATTATGCTGTTGAGAGCAAGAGCTTGACCGATGTTGCTGCTTACACTACTCTTGAGAGTACTCTCAAGTGGTCGAGGAAGGCCAGAGAACAAGGCCTTGCTGTCTAA